From Candidatus Aegiribacteria sp., one genomic window encodes:
- the sppA gene encoding signal peptide peptidase SppA: MKPISFIFVLVLFSSIAAAAAAPGPDEVFNWVAYPEVGNPELINPAGYNFINSLRLRVGMAASDSAFEGFDRLSIAFPGAGLSGWWNDDYDMRRFTLSSGTYLFDRIASVGVGYTWFDPTVNGNQWSGKHFFTLGLIVRPVEWFSFGLVRQGGIDLPGDDVETVYRAGFAVRPFGNTLTLVTDFETERDLDNGQFTGGIEFHAMDGLTIRAEAGSDHISFGLEAGFGTTSFACGATTDENYSYTGSRCDFTFSSETGPNLLTPSGRFVRFEIEDIDELQQRPFLSGVQPCYTETALLIDRIPSDQSVSGVIVDIRGPVGSFAQAEEIRALLSRIVRSGKKVYVFLENGGNAEYYVASCASRIWMHPSGSVSFIGLSSESLFLREFLDRIGIYPDLMHIGEYKSASDMLTRSDMSDAQRRATTSLLSSLQMELVAGVANGRGLEPAQLRRIMDTGPYTAERAVAYGMVDGVSFQDEVEELAREDFGRHFTTVSLEKYANSIPEYNVWGQDKHIAVVVATGYIWRGYSGSSFPFGRTMGSESICDALRAAASQSGVSAIVLRIDSPGGDALASDDMHHAVERIRENIPVIVSMGGVAASGGYYMACGADRIFADRMTITGSIGIISGKFSCGELLDSLGINVEEVSTGSMASMSSIFHPYTDVERSRAFDLLEDGYNRFVGTVASGRGMTFEEVDSIAQGRVWAGIDGVEIGIVDEIGGVVDAVHYAAGMSGMDPDEDIRVRIYPTPSFPGSIEMPGFGINSGILDLFNPEQILYLMQPIFID, translated from the coding sequence ATGAAACCGATCAGCTTTATATTTGTACTGGTACTGTTTTCCTCTATCGCAGCAGCAGCTGCAGCTCCTGGCCCCGACGAGGTATTTAACTGGGTAGCTTATCCAGAAGTCGGTAATCCGGAGCTGATCAATCCTGCAGGATACAATTTTATAAACAGCCTCCGGCTGAGAGTAGGCATGGCTGCCTCAGATAGCGCCTTTGAGGGGTTTGACCGCTTATCCATAGCATTTCCCGGAGCGGGTTTATCGGGATGGTGGAATGATGATTACGATATGCGGCGATTCACTCTATCGAGTGGAACGTACCTGTTTGATAGGATAGCATCCGTTGGTGTCGGTTATACCTGGTTCGATCCGACTGTAAATGGAAATCAATGGTCCGGAAAACATTTCTTTACACTCGGACTGATAGTTCGACCAGTTGAATGGTTCAGTTTCGGGCTGGTCCGGCAGGGGGGAATCGACCTTCCCGGTGATGATGTGGAAACCGTCTACAGAGCTGGATTTGCAGTCAGACCTTTTGGAAATACACTTACGCTGGTTACTGATTTTGAAACAGAAAGAGATCTGGATAACGGACAGTTCACGGGAGGGATTGAATTCCATGCCATGGACGGCTTGACCATTCGTGCTGAGGCGGGAAGTGATCATATCAGCTTCGGACTTGAAGCCGGATTCGGGACAACATCCTTCGCCTGCGGGGCAACTACAGACGAGAATTACTCTTACACCGGCTCCAGATGTGATTTCACTTTCTCATCTGAGACTGGTCCGAATCTGCTAACCCCTTCCGGCAGATTTGTGCGTTTTGAAATTGAGGATATTGACGAACTTCAGCAGAGACCTTTCCTCAGCGGAGTTCAGCCCTGCTATACCGAGACGGCTCTTCTGATCGACAGAATTCCTTCCGACCAGTCTGTATCCGGAGTGATAGTGGACATACGAGGCCCTGTTGGCTCTTTTGCCCAGGCTGAAGAGATTCGCGCTCTTCTCAGCAGAATAGTGAGATCAGGCAAAAAGGTTTATGTCTTTCTGGAAAATGGTGGTAACGCTGAATACTATGTTGCGTCATGTGCAAGCAGAATCTGGATGCATCCATCCGGATCAGTTTCGTTCATTGGACTGTCATCCGAGTCATTATTTCTGAGGGAGTTTCTTGACCGGATCGGCATCTATCCAGACCTGATGCATATAGGTGAATACAAGAGCGCAAGTGATATGCTGACAAGATCCGATATGTCCGATGCTCAGAGAAGGGCTACGACAAGCCTGCTTTCGTCGCTGCAGATGGAATTAGTAGCAGGTGTTGCTAATGGACGGGGTCTGGAACCGGCTCAGCTCCGCAGGATAATGGACACAGGTCCATATACAGCGGAGAGAGCAGTTGCCTATGGTATGGTTGATGGAGTCTCCTTTCAGGATGAGGTTGAAGAGCTGGCAAGAGAGGATTTTGGAAGGCATTTCACAACGGTTTCCCTTGAGAAATACGCAAATTCAATACCTGAATACAATGTCTGGGGACAGGATAAACACATCGCAGTTGTCGTTGCTACCGGATACATCTGGAGAGGGTACAGCGGATCATCATTCCCATTCGGAAGAACTATGGGAAGCGAATCTATCTGTGATGCTCTTCGGGCTGCTGCGTCGCAGTCCGGCGTTTCTGCAATTGTCCTCAGGATAGATTCTCCGGGCGGTGACGCTCTTGCCAGTGATGATATGCATCATGCGGTAGAAAGAATCAGAGAAAATATCCCGGTGATAGTATCCATGGGCGGTGTCGCTGCTTCCGGAGGTTACTATATGGCCTGTGGAGCCGACAGAATATTCGCGGATAGAATGACGATAACAGGCTCAATAGGGATAATATCCGGAAAATTTTCCTGTGGAGAACTTCTGGACAGTCTCGGTATTAATGTTGAAGAAGTATCAACAGGTTCAATGGCGTCAATGTCCAGTATCTTCCATCCATATACAGATGTGGAGCGAAGCAGAGCCTTCGATCTGCTGGAGGATGGGTATAACCGCTTTGTTGGAACGGTGGCTTCAGGCCGGGGGATGACCTTCGAGGAAGTTGATTCCATCGCTCAGGGCAGAGTCTGGGCAGGAATCGACGGAGTCGAGATAGGAATTGTAGATGAAATCGGCGGAGTAGTTGATGCGGTTCATTACGCAGCTGGAATGTCAGGAATGGATCCGGATGAAGATATCCGTGTACGGATATATCCGACTCCTTCCTTTCCCGGGTCAATTGAAATGCCAGGTTTCGGGATCAATTCCGGAATTCTGGATCTATTCAATCCGGAGCAGATTCTTTATCTCATGCAGCCGATTTTCATAGACTGA
- a CDS encoding biotin--[acetyl-CoA-carboxylase] ligase codes for MDKISSGILEMLRTDSDYISGQQISTEFGITRAAIWKHIRDLRKTGYIIEAIPNKGYHLSSSPDMPFEEEIHCFLSTRTIGETVIFHREIDSTNNVAMLLASDGAPHGTVITSDSQTGGRGRRGRDWFSPPGCNLYMSVILRPSVSPAEASQIPVISVIAVVRVLEQLDTGLHFQIKWPNDILCHRKKVCGILCEMKSDTDRINHVVVGIGINVNVTSMDPCISDIATSLKLETDQEYSRIRLSASILEELEGIYLEWLQERNLKRYIAEWKKYSLLIGRNVRIETPSETIAGVATGLSDSGSLIVKLPSGAVREVYAGDAHIANHNS; via the coding sequence ATGGATAAAATCTCAAGCGGAATTCTTGAAATGCTCAGAACCGACTCAGATTACATTTCAGGTCAGCAGATATCTACAGAATTCGGGATTACCAGAGCTGCAATCTGGAAGCATATCAGAGATCTGCGGAAAACAGGATACATAATAGAAGCTATTCCTAACAAAGGCTATCATCTTTCTTCATCTCCCGACATGCCTTTTGAGGAGGAGATACACTGCTTCCTCAGTACCAGGACTATCGGAGAGACAGTTATTTTCCACAGGGAGATAGATTCTACAAACAACGTTGCTATGCTTCTTGCTTCCGACGGAGCACCTCATGGGACAGTGATTACATCCGATTCCCAGACCGGCGGACGTGGTAGACGCGGTAGAGATTGGTTCTCTCCTCCTGGATGTAATCTCTACATGTCTGTCATTCTTCGTCCATCCGTTTCTCCTGCGGAAGCTTCGCAAATCCCAGTGATTTCAGTTATTGCTGTAGTCAGAGTTCTGGAACAGTTGGATACCGGTCTTCATTTTCAGATCAAGTGGCCAAATGATATTCTATGTCACCGAAAAAAAGTGTGTGGAATACTCTGCGAAATGAAGTCCGACACGGATCGGATCAATCATGTAGTTGTTGGAATTGGAATTAATGTAAATGTGACATCTATGGATCCATGCATTTCCGATATTGCTACATCTCTGAAACTGGAAACGGATCAGGAATACTCCAGAATAAGGCTTTCCGCATCTATACTTGAAGAACTGGAGGGAATTTACCTGGAATGGCTGCAGGAGCGGAATTTGAAGAGATATATTGCAGAGTGGAAGAAATATTCTCTTCTGATTGGCAGGAATGTCAGAATAGAAACCCCATCAGAAACAATTGCCGGTGTTGCCACAGGGCTGTCAGATAGCGGATCCCTCATTGTGAAGCTTCCCTCTGGCGCTGTCCGTGAAGTTTATGCCGGAGACGCTCATATAGCGAACCACAATTCCTAG